Within Staphylococcus sp. NRL 16/872, the genomic segment CAATTAACTCCAAACGCTTTAACACAGCATGATATGGATATTGAAACTGGTGAAGGTGGCATACCAAATACTTTCGTGCCTGCACGCAATTTATTATTTTTATCATTTGCTGGCGCGCTTGCCTATCAACTTAATGCTAAACATATTATCACTGGCGTATGTGAAACTGACTTTTCTGGATATCCTGACTGTCGTGATAGTTTCATTAAATCTATGAACGTAACATTAAGTCTTTCAATGGATAAAGATTTTGTTATTCATACACCATTAATGTGGTTAGATAAAGCACAAACATGGGAACTTAGCGATGAATTAGGTGTACTTGATTATGTTCGCTATAACACATTAACTTGTTACAACGGCATTGTTGGCGATGGCTGTGGCGAATGTCCAGCGTGCAAATTACGCCAACGTGGTCTTGAACAATATTTAGAAACTAAAGGAGCTAATTAACATGTTTCAACAAATTTATCCAACAGTAAATCATCCTTACAGTTTTGAATTAAACAAAGACTTTAATTTTTCAGCTGCGCATTTCATTCCAAGCGAAGATGCTGGCAAATGTATGAGAACCCATGGCCATACTTACTTTGTTAATTTAACAATTGCTGGCGATACGTTAGATTATAACGGATTTTTAATTAATTTTAGTGATTTAAAAAAACTTATTCACGATCAATTTGATCATTATTTATTAAATGATTTACCACAATTCAAAGATAAAAGCCCATCTACTGAAATCGTAGCACAAACAATTTACGATATTGTCGAATCACATTTACAAACTTACGATAATCAACCTCGTTGCGTTCAAGTGTATTTACGTGAAACGCCATCTAGTTATGTTGTTTATCGTCCTAAGGAGTTTAAATAATGGTAGCTAAAATTCCAGTATTAGAGATATTCGGCCCTACTATCCAAGGTGAGGGTCATGTAATTGGACGCAAAACAATGTTCGTACGCACAGCAGGATGTGATTATCGTTGTAGCTGGTGTGATTCAGCCTTTACGTGGGATGGGAGTGCTAAAGAAGACATTCAATTGATGACTGCTGAAGAAATCTATGATCAATTACGTGAAGTTGGGGGCGACCATTTCGATCATGTCACTATTTCAGGTGGTAACCCAGCTTTAATTAAAGGTATTCAAGATTTAGTTGATTTATTTGAAAAGAAAAATATTTATACTGCTTTAGAAACACAAGGCAGTAAGTTCCAACCGTGGATGACTCAAATTGACGATTTAACAATTAGTCCAAAGCCACCTAGTTCTACTATGACGCCTAATCTAGATATTCTAGATAGCGTGATTGAACAATGTGTCCATGAGTCGTTAAATTTAAAAGTTGTCATTTTCGATGATAAAGATTATGACTTTGCGAAAATGATTCATCATCGCTATCCTACCATTCCTTTCTATTTGCAAGTAGGTAACCCTTATTTAGATGATGATGTCACTAATCATACCGAAAAATTATTAGAACGTTATGAAGCATTAGTTGAAACAGTTATGCAAAGTAATGATATGAACCATGTTTATGTTTTACCACAATTGCACACTTTACTATGGAGTAATAAGAAAGGCGTTTAAATATAGTATAATTATAAGTAAATATTTATTAAGTGTTTTGAAATGATTAAGTTTGTTTTAATTGCTATAATATTCAAATGAAGTAAGTGTGACAGGAGTACAACATGACTATTTATGTATTAATTAATATTGCCATTGTGCTTGGCATTTTGGGTTTCGACCTATACAGACATCGTTTTAAACATTTTAATTTCAGTTCCGTTTTAATTGCTATTATTATTAACGGCTTTATTAATATTATTGTCATTGAAAAGTTTAATTTTATAGCGTTATGTTCAATTGTGTTTTTCTTATGTTGGTTAGGACTCCAATATTATTTAAAAATCAAAGGCTATTCTTTCATCATTGAAGAATATAAATCTATTGCCCTTATATTTGCAATTATTATTAGTTGCTCCTTACTTATAACATTCGGAACAAGTGACCATTCAGTATACATGTCAGTACCCTATCTCGCGCCCACTATTTTTATTATCGGGGCTGTTATTATCTTCTCAGCTACATTTAATTCAAATGAACTTGAACATATTAAATTGCTAAGAAAATTTAAATATCCGATTATGACTGGTCACGTTATTATTCTTATTTCAATTGTATTACTCACGCTATTAACTCCATTTTGGTATGTGTTTGTCATTATTTACTTGTTATTTGGCTTGTATATTTTATGGCAATTGAAATTCTTACAAACAAATCATAAAACATCTAAACAAATATAAAAATGCTTGAAGAACATACAGATAATTCTTCAAGCATTTTTGTATTTATGTTAATAAATGTTTTCTTTTTCACGCTCTGGTGTTTTAGTAATGCCATTATTGTCAAACGTTTGTCTTAAATTAGAAGCTTGCACAATATATTTAGGTCGTTGTTTCACTTCATAATAAATACGGCCAATGTATTCGCCCACGATTCCTATTGAAATTAATTGAATACCACCTAACAATAATACTGCAGCAATTGTTGTAAAGTAGCCAGGGTTATTAATTCCATTTACTAAAATGCCTATTAATAAATAAAGGATATATATAATACTTATGCCAAATACAAACAATCCAAGATAAATCATAGCTCTTAGAGGTTTGTTATTGAACGAGATTAATCCATCAATACCATAATTCAATAATTTAGTGAATGTCCATTTTGATTGTCCTGCTTCACGTTCCACATTTTTATAGGTAAAAATTTTAGTATTATAACCTATCCACTCAAATAATCCTTTTGAAAAACGATTATATTCTTTTAATGAAGCCATTGATCTAACAGCACGCTGACTTAATAACCTAAAGTCACCTACGCCATCGATAAATTTGATATCCTCGACAAAGCTATTAATCAACTTATAGTATAGTTTCGTCATTGATTTTCTAGCAAAATTTTCACCCGTTCGATCACGTTGAGCGATAACTTGGTCGTAGCCTTCTAAATAACCGTCAATCATTTTAGGAATAAATTCTGGAGGATGTTGTAAGTCCCCATCTATCATTACTACAGCATCAAAATCTACACTATGCTGAAAACCAGCAATCATTGCTGATTCTTTGCCAAAATTCCGACTGAAAGAAATATATTTTACGTGTTTATCGATCGTTGCTAAGTTTTGGATGTGATCAATGGTATCATCTTTACTTCCATCATCAATAAATAATAGGTCATAGCTATAATCTTTAACCACACTATCTTCCATCAAAATTTCAGTCAATTTGT encodes:
- the queD gene encoding 6-carboxytetrahydropterin synthase QueD, whose translation is MFQQIYPTVNHPYSFELNKDFNFSAAHFIPSEDAGKCMRTHGHTYFVNLTIAGDTLDYNGFLINFSDLKKLIHDQFDHYLLNDLPQFKDKSPSTEIVAQTIYDIVESHLQTYDNQPRCVQVYLRETPSSYVVYRPKEFK
- the queC gene encoding 7-cyano-7-deazaguanine synthase QueC, translating into MTQQTLNKDKAIVVFSGGQDSTTCLFYAKKHFKDVELVTFNYGQRHDTEIEVAKQIAQEQGLKHHVLDMSLLSQLTPNALTQHDMDIETGEGGIPNTFVPARNLLFLSFAGALAYQLNAKHIITGVCETDFSGYPDCRDSFIKSMNVTLSLSMDKDFVIHTPLMWLDKAQTWELSDELGVLDYVRYNTLTCYNGIVGDGCGECPACKLRQRGLEQYLETKGAN
- the queE gene encoding 7-carboxy-7-deazaguanine synthase QueE, with product MVAKIPVLEIFGPTIQGEGHVIGRKTMFVRTAGCDYRCSWCDSAFTWDGSAKEDIQLMTAEEIYDQLREVGGDHFDHVTISGGNPALIKGIQDLVDLFEKKNIYTALETQGSKFQPWMTQIDDLTISPKPPSSTMTPNLDILDSVIEQCVHESLNLKVVIFDDKDYDFAKMIHHRYPTIPFYLQVGNPYLDDDVTNHTEKLLERYEALVETVMQSNDMNHVYVLPQLHTLLWSNKKGV
- a CDS encoding glycosyltransferase family 2 protein; this translates as MKIRVIVPCFNEGEVVAKTYDKLTEILMEDSVVKDYSYDLLFIDDGSKDDTIDHIQNLATIDKHVKYISFSRNFGKESAMIAGFQHSVDFDAVVMIDGDLQHPPEFIPKMIDGYLEGYDQVIAQRDRTGENFARKSMTKLYYKLINSFVEDIKFIDGVGDFRLLSQRAVRSMASLKEYNRFSKGLFEWIGYNTKIFTYKNVEREAGQSKWTFTKLLNYGIDGLISFNNKPLRAMIYLGLFVFGISIIYILYLLIGILVNGINNPGYFTTIAAVLLLGGIQLISIGIVGEYIGRIYYEVKQRPKYIVQASNLRQTFDNNGITKTPEREKENIY